A region of the Thermosipho affectus genome:
AAAAAGGTATTGTTATAACAGGCGGCGGGGCATTGTTAAGGGGTATTGATAAGGCCATTTACGATGAAATAGGTGTACCATGTAAAATCGCAGAAGATCCATTAACATGTGTTGCAAGAGGTACAGGAATTTTACTAGAGGATGAAGAATTATTAAATGAGGTGGCAGTAACATACGAATGAGGTGAAAATATGTACAAAGGAATTTATCTTGCATCCATGGGAATGCTAGCAGATATTACAAAACTTGATACCCTTTCAAACAACATATCAAACGCTGAAACAGCTGGGTATAAATCTGATTCTTTGGCATTTAAAGCATATTTTGATAAAAATTTGTACTCTTTCAACCCTATGCCCCAAGAAAAGAAAGTGGAAATAAAAAAAATAGGTAATTTTGAACAAGCACTCATTCTGGATCAGGTGAAAACCAATCTTTCACAAGGCGTAATAGAGCATACGGGAAATGCATTAGATTTTGCAATTGATGGCGAAGGTTTCTTCGTATTGGAAAATAATGGAAAAAGGTTATACACGCGTGCTGGAAACTTTAAAGTAAATGATGAAGGCTTTTTAGTAAACTCTGATGGAGCCTATGTTTTAGGAAAAGATGGCCAAAAACTTAAGGCAGATGATAATTTAATTGAAAAAATATTGGTGGTTGATTTGGAAAATCCTAAAAAGATAGGTTATACGTTCTTCGAAGGACAAGAAAAAGCAAAGAAGAATTTTAGGATTTTACAAGGTTATATAGAAAAATCAAATGTAAACATAGTACGTGAAATGGTTAAGATGATCGAAGCAACAAGACATTATGAAACTCTATCAAAGGCCGTTACAGTTCACGATGAACTGCTTAATAAATCTATTAACTCTGCGGGAAGTTTAAAATAGGAGGTGTTTAAGAAATGATTAATGGTCTTTACACAGCAGCAACGGGAATGTGGGCTCAACAATTTAAATTGGATACTCTTTCAAATAATATCGCCAATGTGGATACTGCAGGTTACAAAAAGGTAAAGACAGAATTTCAAGACCTCTTGTATGATTACTCTAAAAACGCCGGCGCTGCAACTGCTCAAAATTCGTTACATCCTACCGGCATATATGTAGGACATGGAACAAAATTATCCGCAACAACACGAATCTTTACACAAGGAAATCTTGAGAGAACAGGAAACTCATTAGACTTGGCAGTTTCTGGTGATGGTTTTTTCCAAGTACAACTCCAAGATGGTAGAATAGCATACACAAGAGATGGACAATTCAAAGTAGATGGTAATGGAAGAATAATTACAAGCAATGGTAATCTACTCTCACCTAATATTGTTGTCCCACAAAATGCGGTAGCACTAAGTATATCACCAGATGGTATTGTTACTGCTGAACTTCAGGACGGAACTCTACAAAATTTGGGAACAATTACATTAGTAAGGTTTATAAATCCTTCAGGTCTAAAAGCTATAGGTGATAATTTATACCTTGAAACTCCTGCAAGTGGCGCACCTGTAGAGGGCACAGCAGGACAAGATGGATTTGGAACGATTCTCCAAGGATATGTGGAAAAATCAAATGTTGATATAGTAAAAGAAATGGTAGATATGATAAGTGCAATGAGGGCATACGAATTA
Encoded here:
- a CDS encoding flagellar hook-basal body protein, with the protein product MYKGIYLASMGMLADITKLDTLSNNISNAETAGYKSDSLAFKAYFDKNLYSFNPMPQEKKVEIKKIGNFEQALILDQVKTNLSQGVIEHTGNALDFAIDGEGFFVLENNGKRLYTRAGNFKVNDEGFLVNSDGAYVLGKDGQKLKADDNLIEKILVVDLENPKKIGYTFFEGQEKAKKNFRILQGYIEKSNVNIVREMVKMIEATRHYETLSKAVTVHDELLNKSINSAGSLK
- the flgG gene encoding flagellar basal-body rod protein FlgG, with the protein product MINGLYTAATGMWAQQFKLDTLSNNIANVDTAGYKKVKTEFQDLLYDYSKNAGAATAQNSLHPTGIYVGHGTKLSATTRIFTQGNLERTGNSLDLAVSGDGFFQVQLQDGRIAYTRDGQFKVDGNGRIITSNGNLLSPNIVVPQNAVALSISPDGIVTAELQDGTLQNLGTITLVRFINPSGLKAIGDNLYLETPASGAPVEGTAGQDGFGTILQGYVEKSNVDIVKEMVDMISAMRAYELNSRTVQTADEMLRTASNMKR